The Desulfovibrio sp. genome window below encodes:
- a CDS encoding DHA2 family efflux MFS transporter permease subunit gives MTDHTPDNPFAAKPWACLGVAATGTFMATLDGGIVNVALPVIADRFGADLPFAQWAISIYLLTIACLLPAFGRLGDMSGRRTKYRLGFLLFAISSALCGAAPGMWWLIAGRAIQAIGAALLMANGPAIVIMSFPGHQRGRALGIIGMVVSLGSLAGPALGGLLVSWLGWPSIFYVNVPIGILGAILAHKILPDDKRAPVGTFDLFGAVQYAVGMVFLLVAITHGGRWGWASPGILACEFVALASMGLFLRRQAVVKHPMVDLALFRIRTLALGNLASLLAFMALLTNAVMLPFFLVRVGNLSAYQAGLVMAALPLVMAFVAPISGYFSEKISHSLLTGLGMAITAAGLYSQTLLTASAGFGRFALGQAILGLGFGMFLSPNNNAVLGSAPTGKSGVAGALMALVRNLGMTSGIAIATAMFEAYRNRAQASGLSELLSFNAGFDAALAFATGLALAGVAVSVVRGWPFSSKPH, from the coding sequence ATGACCGACCACACACCTGACAATCCATTCGCCGCCAAACCCTGGGCCTGCTTAGGCGTTGCCGCGACCGGGACCTTCATGGCCACCCTGGACGGAGGCATCGTCAACGTCGCCCTTCCGGTGATCGCGGACAGGTTCGGGGCGGACTTGCCCTTCGCCCAGTGGGCCATTTCCATCTATCTGCTTACCATCGCCTGTCTGCTTCCCGCCTTTGGCCGCCTGGGCGACATGAGCGGGCGCAGGACCAAGTACCGTCTGGGCTTCCTTCTCTTCGCGATCTCGTCTGCCCTGTGCGGAGCCGCCCCGGGCATGTGGTGGCTCATCGCGGGAAGAGCGATCCAGGCCATCGGCGCGGCGCTGCTTATGGCCAACGGCCCAGCCATCGTCATCATGAGCTTTCCCGGGCATCAGCGCGGACGGGCCCTGGGAATCATCGGCATGGTGGTTTCCCTTGGCTCGCTGGCTGGACCCGCATTGGGCGGCCTGCTGGTTAGCTGGCTGGGCTGGCCCTCCATCTTTTACGTCAACGTTCCCATCGGCATCCTTGGAGCCATTCTTGCCCATAAGATATTGCCCGACGACAAACGGGCGCCCGTGGGCACCTTCGATCTCTTCGGTGCAGTACAGTATGCCGTGGGCATGGTTTTCCTGCTTGTGGCCATCACCCACGGCGGACGCTGGGGATGGGCTTCCCCAGGCATCCTGGCGTGTGAATTCGTTGCCCTGGCCTCGATGGGACTTTTCCTGCGCCGCCAGGCTGTTGTGAAACACCCCATGGTGGATTTGGCCCTTTTCAGGATCCGCACGCTCGCCCTGGGGAACTTGGCCTCACTATTGGCCTTCATGGCCCTTTTGACCAATGCCGTGATGCTCCCCTTTTTCCTTGTTCGGGTTGGGAACCTGAGCGCTTACCAGGCCGGCCTGGTCATGGCCGCGCTGCCTCTGGTGATGGCCTTTGTGGCACCCATAAGCGGCTATTTTTCAGAAAAAATCAGCCACAGCCTTCTCACGGGGCTCGGCATGGCCATCACCGCCGCCGGCCTCTACTCCCAAACGCTGCTCACGGCATCCGCGGGCTTTGGGCGCTTCGCACTGGGCCAGGCGATATTGGGCCTGGGTTTTGGCATGTTCCTCTCTCCCAACAACAACGCCGTCCTGGGAAGCGCACCCACCGGCAAGAGCGGAGTGGCCGGGGCGCTCATGGCCCTGGTGCGCAACCTGGGGATGACCAGCGGCATCGCCATAGCAACCGCCATGTTCGAGGCCTATCGAAACAGGGCTCAGGCTTCAGGCTTGAGCGAACTGCTCAGCTTCAATGCAGGGTTCGATGCTGCCTTGGCCTTTGCAACCGGCCTGGCCCTGGCAGGTGTGGCCGTGAGCGTTGTCCGTGGCTGGCCATTCTCGTCCAAACCCCACTAG